The nucleotide window TCGGCAGCGTCAGTCAAGTTATCGGCGTCAGTATCAGCTTTCGCTGGTGATGTGCCGTAATTTATTACTTCAGCGCCATCTCCGAGGCTGTCGTTGTCGGTGTCCATGAGAAACATCGACGAATTGTTCGCCAACTCGTTTGCGTTCGTGAGTTTGTCGCCGTCGATGTCGCCATCCTTCCGAATAATCGAGATGTTGATGGTGTCGGTGCCGAGTTTCTTGGGCTCCGCCGGAAATTCATCCCAGAGGACGACCGTGATGTTGTTTGAACCCTCGAACGAAGAGAGATTGTCGTAGTCAAACGTCGCGGTTCGGTTACTGGGGTTCAGCTCCTTGTACTGACAGGCGGCTGTCTGGCCAGTTTCGTTTTGCACGCATACCTTGTAGAAGCTCGACTCGTTAGAGGCATTAAATCTCACCACGAGCGTGTTTGGTTGCGACTCCCAAAGGAACGTTGACCTACCCGTCTCTTTAGCCGGAACCGTATCCGTAAATTCCCCTTCGACGAATACCTCGTGGTCGGTGGTGTCGTTCGAACCAGCAACGGCCACAGGAACGATAGCCGCGACGGCTACGAACACAGTCACCAGAAGAAGGGCCTTAGTTCGAGACATCATCACAGGACCGGAGTTCTAGGTGGGTGTAGCCACTGAAAGCGAGACACTGAGTCGCTCCGCTCACAGTGGTTTGCGGGGCAACTCTGTCCGAGTCTCGACTGATATGGGAGCACGTGGCTGTATTCATGGGATTCAGTTGTGTATTATTTGATAGACTTTGCTTCACCAATATGAATCTCACGGCAGATAGAAGAGAAAAAGCCGATGACAGAGAACATCAAGGGTTCAATGAAATTCGTCGACCACAACCAAATCACACAGCATACACAGTTTGAACTGGACGAGTGATTCAGGATACAAGGATGCAGTGCAGTAGGACGCTATTTGTCGTCAGCCATCTTGAGGTCGTCCATGACCTGACAGAAAGTAAGCGCCGTATAGACGCTCATGACTGCAAGAGCAATAAACAGATGAGGTAGCGAGCCAACCACAGGAAGGTTGAGACCCGAACCGCCGATAAGAAGAGCACTCATCCCAGAAACAGCAAGATAGTATGTTCCCCACGGACGGCCAGTGGTGGAAGTATCGTCGTCGGTATCGTCTTCCGGTTTCTCAAGGTACTTGATGAGTTCGTCTGCGAGTGGATTCTTCTTGACGATGCCTCGGCTTTGGTTATACTCAATAACACCCTGTTCGTCTAGCTTCGGCAGGTGTGCTTGATACAGAGCGATGTACACGCGCTGGCGCTGGTCGGACATAAGCGCCTGCACCGTCGTATCGTGTTCCCACGCAGCGACTTGTTCTGCGATATCTCGCATTTGAACTGAGCCTTCACAGTCACGCAAGTATTTGAGCACGTTTCGACGGCGTTCATTCTGAAGAAGATGGTATATCTCGTCCTTTCCGAGTTCTTGTTTCTGCTCGTCCGTGGTCACTTGTTGGTCGATGAGCGAATTGTCAGGACTGTTGACCTGGGTGGACATTCTCGCTCCAACCGTTATTTCGACCCCAAATAAATCGCGGACTTCGTTCCGGATAGTCCGAACTGTTGTGAACCGTTTAGCACATCACTAAGGGAATCCCATCAGTTTAGCAACTGTTTCAGGCGGTTTAACCACACATAATCAGCAGACATCACGATTGTCTGATTTCAAACATATGTCTGACAGAGAGGTCGAGAGCCTCACTGAAGTCCACCCATGTACGGTCATGAAGTAAGAAACACCCAACGACCAACAACCATCTCACCTCGCTCCGGCAACCACCTCACGCGTGCTATCAGTGTCAGACTGGGCCTCCTCATCGAGCGCTTTCGTCAACTCCAGCACTCGGAGCCCCTGCTCTCCGTCGACGACCGGTTTTGAACCCGTCTTCGCGGCGTTAGCGAACGACCGAAGCTCACTCATCAGAGGTTCGGCCTGATCGACGTTCAGCGTCTCGACGAGATTCTTATGACGGTGACGGACGGGCGACCCACCGTCGATATGCGTGGGAACCGACGAACGGTGAATCTCGATATTCTGGTCGATGTAGTCCACCTTCACTCGGCACTCTGCCGCAGAGATGGTGAGAGTTCTGACTTTCTCTTGGGTGACGCGACTCGTCGTGAGCGACGCCGTCACCCCGGAATCGAACCGGAGGTTCGCGTTGGCGTAACGGCAGTCGGGCGTTCCGACCGCGTTATACGAATCGACTTCGCTGTCGACAATATCCAAGACGATATCGAGGTCGTGAATCATCAGGTCCATGATGACCGTGTCGTCGATGGCACGGTCGATCGGCGGGCCGAGTCGTTCAGTCGAGATGCCGCGGATGGTGAGTTCACCGGCGAAATCACGGAGGACCTGTACTGCGGGGTTGAACCGTTCGATATGCCCGACCTGCAATACGAGGTTACGGTTATCTGCAATATCGATGAGTTCCTGTCCATTAGCAGGGTCGTCGACAAACGGCTTCTCGACGAGGACGTGAACGTCCGATTCGAGTGCACGCTTGGCGTTCTGATAATGGAACTGCGTCGGGACGGCGACCGAAACGACATCCGCCGTGTCGAGGAGGTCTTCCATCGAACAAGCGGTTGTCTCGTAGTTGTCGGCCACGGCTTCAGCACGGTCATTGTCGACATCGAAGACGCCGACGAGATTCGTCTCCGACAGTTCGTCGTACACGCGAGCGTGGTTTTGGCCCATGCTTCCAACGCCGATGACACCGGCGTTCACGGTATTGTTAGTCATTGGTCACCTCCATCGTGGAACGAGAAGCGTCTGCGGGCGGAGTGATAGTTACCTCATCCCGGAGAACGGTCCCAACCCGTTCGATTTGATCCGTACTGAGGGCAGGGTGGACTGGAATCGAAAGCGCCTGCTCGGAAACCTGTTCTGCGACGGGCACACTCGCGTCTACGTCGTCGTAGGCAGGTTGGTTGTGGATACAGCGCGGATAATAGATTCCGTACCCGACACCGTATTCGTCGAGTTGTTCAGTCACTGAATCGCGGTTATCCACGCGAATCGTGTACTGGTGGTAGGAGTGCTGGTAGCCATCGGGAACCGTCGGTGTGACAGCCGCCGTCTCCGCAAGGAACTCATCGAGACGTGCCGCATTTTCACGGCGAGCCTCGACGAACCCGGGAAGTCGGTCGAGCTGAGACCGACCCATGGCGGCGGCGATGCTCGTCATTCGGAAGTTGTGGCCGAGCGAGACGTGCCGGTAGCCGTCGGACTCGCGGCCGTGGTTGATGAAACTTGCCGCACGTGCTGCGATGTCTTCGTCGTCGGTAGTGACCATACCACCTTCGCCGGTGGTCATGTTCTTCGTCGGGTAGAACGAGAAGCTCGCAACATCACCGAGCGAACCGACCGGCGTGTCGAAGTACATCGCACCGTGTGCCTGTGCCGCGTCCTCGACGATAGTCACGTCGTACTCATCAGCGATGGTACGGAGTCTGTCCATCGGGGCCGGCAGGCCGTAGAGGTGGACAACGACCATTGCCTCAACGTCGCCATCGAGGGATTCGAGTGTCTCCTCGACGTGGTCAGGGTCAACGTTGAATGTGTCAGGGTCGATGTCCGCGAACACCGGTTCCGCTCCCGTAAAGCGAATTGCGTTCGCCGTTGCAACAAACGAGAAGGGTGTCGTGAGGACCCTGTCGCCGGGACCGACGCCAACGGCTTCGAGAGCCGTGTGTAGCGCAGTGGTTCCGTTCGACGTGGCGACGCCGTGGTCAGCGCCGCAGTATTCCGTGAATTCAGCTTCGAACTCACGAACTTCGGGACCGTCTGCAATCATTCCCGACTCAACGACCGACTCGATACGCGTGAGCTCTTCGTCGCCGAGAATCGGATTGGCGATGTGGATGTCTTCGCTCATCGGTCACTCTCATCGACGATGTTCGATTTCATCGCGTCACAGTAGGACAACGGCTTGTCATCGGCCTGGGTTCGGTGTGTACCTCTCATAGTAGTCGTGCGGTCCAAATGCCGCTGTATGAGGGCAGACGCTATCACTGCATTATTATGAGTCAGATAAGCTATCTCAAACACGAACTAGGTTGATTCCGACCGCTCACGGGGGTGAGACACCCGGGTTTTATTTTTATAGGTTCCGTAGCGGCACGTGTCAATGGCACCATCGTGGGGGCCGAGTGGTCCAGGCGACACTGGAGAAGACGCTGGTCCAACACTCGACGACAGACCTGGTCTCGGTGGCGTTACCGAGACACGGCGCCGCAACACCATCGTTTCATTGGTCAACAACCGCCATCAGTCACCATACACAATTGGCGAACTGACTGTCGACCTCGCAGCGTGGTTCCGAGACGAGACCGATGGGATGGTCCCCACCGACGAGGAGATTCATAGTATCCTCTATGATTTTGACCTTCCTCATCTCGACTCGACGAACCAAGTGGTATTCGACCGAGAGACAGGCTGCGTCTGCTCGATGAACACGAGCGACCGAACCGCAGGGAAGACGTTCGACGAAGAGACGGCCGAAACTAAATGCACTACTGAGACAGCCACCAACGGAGACGGGGGCTCCGAGGTGGATATATTGAACACAGAGCGTGTTCAGTTGTCGGTAAAACAACTGGTGAACTTCAGCGTCTTGCTCTTCGGGGTGATGTGTACCGCCATTACCGCATCGAGTTCGAGTCCCTTCGATACGCCCTGTACACTTGTTCCTGCAGTGCTTGTCGTCTGTTTTTTCGGCTACCGCGGAGCCACTTACTAGTGGCACCATTTGAAACCCGCCGATGGCACACTTAAGACAGAACGTTCCACGAGCGGGCCGTATAACAGTTGCACCCCCGCTTATGGCACCAGTAAATGTGAACTAACTACCATATAAGGAAATGGTGAAAAAGCCAACAAATTATCATGAATGACTCAGGGATAACTGCGCGTATCGACCCACAAACCGATAGTCCCGGGAGGAAAGAATAAGCCCATGTTCACAGGACAGTTCGTCCCCGTGAGCGCCGTGTTCGTCGGGCTTGCCGTGGTCACGTCGGGACTGGGGCACGCGAGTCAAATCAGCCTCTCACTGGTGTGGGCGCGACGGTTCGTTTTCCTCTTTCTGCTTTGTGGGACGATAACCCTCACGCTCTGATAGTCCGCCGTAGTGTTCGAGACGGCCGCGTTCGTGTCGGTCACATTTGCGGCCAACCATCGAACCGCATTGTTACGCGTTGGGGTTAGCATCAACTGGGGAATACACGGTAGGTGACGTAGAACGAAGTCGAGAAAGCGAACGGTTCGCGTGTCCCGCAGTCACGTCTCGCGGTTCTGTGGGAGGACGACACATTTTCCGGGGCCGAGTCGATGTCGTTCGATGCGACCCTGTGTCTCCATTCGACAGAGCGTTCGACTGATTGTTGAGTCAGACCAACGAGTACGTTCGACCAACGTTGCTTGCGGGAGTCGACCGCCTTCGATAATAAGCAGTTGCAAGATTCGACGCTCGGGGTTGAGGAGTTCCGGGTCGACGCCGAGGAGCGGATTATCAAGGTCAGGGTCGTCAGTTCGAGGCAAACTATCGCGACAGTCGTCAGTCTCATTCAGACGAGTAACAGAACCGTCGGTTGCCGTTCGAACGTCCCTTGCTGACCCAGGTGCCGTCGAATCAATAGCTGATGCTCCAGTTAATCCCTGACTGAATCGAGTCCAAAGCGGTACAGCGAGTCCGCGAAGGATACGCCTGCAATATGCGAAACAGAGGGACAACAAAGATTGGCAATAGTTGACAATTCCACCCTCAGACCCTGGCCTGTCGAGTGTTGGAGTCGAAGACTGGGAGTCGTTTTGGCTTCTATTCTTCATAAACTAGTATCTCACTCATGATGTTGCGCTTTCTGCCAGCGGTGTCTGATAGGTGATACGTAATCACGTTTCGTCTGAGCACGTCAACGTATCGATTGGGTTGCGATACAGCCAATCACGTATCGTAACGTGACTGGTACGGAAAGAATGGCTGCCCTCCTGAGCGAACACTGTCGAACGCCGGGGAAGTCGGCATGCAAAGGGGACGCACGGAACATCGGATGTTCAGTCGGTCCGAGCGTACGTTTGAAGGTTGCTTTCCACTGGGCCCCGCTCACAGTGAGAGGTAGGGTTGCGAGTCTGTCACCCGAGTTCAGGCACCCATTCCGGGTTCACTACTCTGTGTTATTGACATTGAACTTCTGGTTGCTATTGCAAGGTGTCAGAAGGGAAACTCCATCGTAGAACATTCGAGGAGTGTATTCTGAACAAGCCGCTCGTGGCCTCTACGGAGGCGTTGAGACGTTGCTTGATGAGAGATACCAAATCTGTTTGCGAGCTCATTTATATTTGTTTTGCGCGGTACGCTGTAGTAGCCCTCATTAAAAGCAGTCATCAGTGTGTGATGCTGTGCTTCGGTAAGACCAAATCGAGTGGGGCACGAAATATCTCCACAGTCGACGACAGATTCGACAGTGTGCGTAAGACCGGCGCGTCGCCACACATCGGTCAACGTCCCGAGTGCGTCGCGGTCTTCCGCCAGTACACGCAGTGCCCACTCACCGTCTTGTCCGTGTGCACCAACCACGCTTAACTGGTCGTCGACGAAGATACGCATAAATTCGTCTGTAGCCGGATTGAGGTGGACGCGGTAAACGCTTCTATTTTTCGAGGAGAAAAAACACGAAGGGTCAGAAATACTCGGGTCCTCGCGTAGCCATGGCTCGACAGAGGTGGGGTCAGCACCGTGAAACCACAACAACGGTGCCATGGTACCACGGTCAACCTGAATAGACCGGAGCGGCCAAACTTCAAGGGCCGAGGTCCGAGAGAGTACTTCTTCAAGAACGAACACGGACGCAGGGACACGAAGGGTAGCAACGCTGCTCATACCAGCGTACCGACTCCAACATACCTTATTATCGGGCAAGTAAGTATTGGCTGAAGCAGTAGAACCAGCCATTTAATATCCGTTATCACGAGGAACGCCAGAATGCATTTACACCAGGTATACCGCCGAAAACAGGTATTGTGAGCCATCAAAAGCAGTGGTTTGACCTCGCTCAGAGGTACTTCCACAGCTTAGAGTAAACAGGAGATAACAGCAGGGGCTATGGCGTAGTTAGTCGTGAGTGCAGCCCCTGGACTAACAACAACACTCGTGGTCAATATGGCAGCCGCCAGACAGCAGAAACACGACGATGAACAAAACATCCATGATACCAGACTCCGAACTACGGGTCGAAACGTGGCACACGACGACAGCGGGTCCACAGATGGGTACAACGTCATTGGGTCGCACGACGAGTTGGTTCGCTGGTCGCGTGCGTACTGCACTCGTGCGGTGGATAGGTACGATTTCAGCGTCGACGTAACCCTCGTCCAGTGGGAAGTATCAACCCGGGCAAAACGGAGAGCAGCAGCAGTAAAGACACCGAACGTTGATGGCACAACCGTCGGTAAGCCGATAGATTGGACAACTCGTTCTATCGGAGGTGCTACCACAACACCGCCAGCGTGTACCATGTCTCTTTCGTGGCGGGCGTTCGAGTCCTTCGACCGAGACGAGTGGGCCGCAACGCTCCGACACGAACTTGTCCACGTCGAGCAGTTCCAGACGTTTGGCGCAACTGACCATGGACCGTCATTCAGGCGACGTGCCGAGTCAGTCGACGCACCGATTCGCGTTCGTCGATTTACCGACCCAAAGTATGTGCTCAGCTGTGGTGACTGCGGTACCGACGTTGCCTATCGGTACCGCGACTGCAAACTGGTTCGGGAGTCGTCAGCGTACCGGTCGGCGTGCTGTGGGGCAATACTGGACTGTCGGACAGAGAGGGAGACGAACGATAACGACGCAACATAGGGAAGAAAAGTAGAGAGTGACCGCAAGGAGAGTTACCGGGCCGGAGGGTGTTCTCGTGCCTCTCGAATCGCAATGAACGCGATGACAAGAACGAATACGAGAGCCACGAAGAATTCGATACCGGGGACAACACCCGAGACAGTCCAGACGTACACGTCTTCGACGCCTAAAATGAGGAACAACACGAGGAGAATCGCAACGCCAGTCCGGCCGATGTCGAGTTCCATATAGAGATATTCACTGCGCAGCCACATAAGGATTGGATAGATAGACAGTAACAACCAAATTATACTATTGATAGTAGCTACTAAAATAAAGTATTAAGCTACGTCCAGCACGAGGACTACATAATATTGAGAGGAATAGACACATCAGCAGACCGCTGTAATAATATTTTTGATATTTGTTGCCATATATGCAAAGTGCAACGCACGGATGCCGACTCCCCAGATATGACAGCACATACCAACTCATTACCGACCAATGCGAATATAAACCGATTTGATAGGTGTCTACAAATGGGAAATACGAGTATCTCCCTATTGACGGAACGGTATATACCACAGGTGTATGATAGTTATATTACACCGATACATCTGTAACGATCATCGACTTCCAATGAATTCGATTACAGACGGGGACAATAGATCCCGAGAGATTCCGTCTCTCGGTTAGATTTCGGTGATTCGTTCGTGAGCGTCGTCGAGTGCGGAAGCGTCTTCGGGCAGCAGCGCCACGACAACGTACTCGGCGTGTTCGTGGACGTACTCGACGAGGGAGGCGATTCGCTCGGAGTCGATTGCCTCCAGCGAGTCGAGCAGCATGAACGGGAGTTGTTCGGCCACGTCGTGGACGAGGTACCCGGCGAGACCGAACACCAGTCCGATGACCTCGCGCTCACTCTCACTCAGGTGGTCAACCGTATCCTCGTAGACGGACCCGGACTCGGTCTGTCTGACGATGTGGAGGTTGAACTCGCGGTTATCGCGGGACGCGCCACGGCCGGTCTGTTCTTGGTGAATCCGCTCGATCCACACCCGTTCGATGTTCTCGTATTGAAGAATGTCGAGAACGCGCTCCATGTGGTCGTTGAACGCGTCGACCGCCTCCGCTTCGATTCGGTCAATTCGACCCCGGAGTTCTCGAATTTCGTCGTCGATTTCCGCACGGCGGGCTTCGAACTCGGCGAGTTCCTCCTTCCGTGTCTGCGCCTCGTTTAGGCGGTCGCGAACGCGCTGGCGCTCGGATTCGAGGCGGTCACATTCGAGCTCCGCG belongs to Haloferax mediterranei ATCC 33500 and includes:
- a CDS encoding DUF7344 domain-containing protein gives rise to the protein MSTQVNSPDNSLIDQQVTTDEQKQELGKDEIYHLLQNERRRNVLKYLRDCEGSVQMRDIAEQVAAWEHDTTVQALMSDQRQRVYIALYQAHLPKLDEQGVIEYNQSRGIVKKNPLADELIKYLEKPEDDTDDDTSTTGRPWGTYYLAVSGMSALLIGGSGLNLPVVGSLPHLFIALAVMSVYTALTFCQVMDDLKMADDK
- a CDS encoding Gfo/Idh/MocA family protein encodes the protein MTNNTVNAGVIGVGSMGQNHARVYDELSETNLVGVFDVDNDRAEAVADNYETTACSMEDLLDTADVVSVAVPTQFHYQNAKRALESDVHVLVEKPFVDDPANGQELIDIADNRNLVLQVGHIERFNPAVQVLRDFAGELTIRGISTERLGPPIDRAIDDTVIMDLMIHDLDIVLDIVDSEVDSYNAVGTPDCRYANANLRFDSGVTASLTTSRVTQEKVRTLTISAAECRVKVDYIDQNIEIHRSSVPTHIDGGSPVRHRHKNLVETLNVDQAEPLMSELRSFANAAKTGSKPVVDGEQGLRVLELTKALDEEAQSDTDSTREVVAGAR
- a CDS encoding DegT/DnrJ/EryC1/StrS family aminotransferase; protein product: MSEDIHIANPILGDEELTRIESVVESGMIADGPEVREFEAEFTEYCGADHGVATSNGTTALHTALEAVGVGPGDRVLTTPFSFVATANAIRFTGAEPVFADIDPDTFNVDPDHVEETLESLDGDVEAMVVVHLYGLPAPMDRLRTIADEYDVTIVEDAAQAHGAMYFDTPVGSLGDVASFSFYPTKNMTTGEGGMVTTDDEDIAARAASFINHGRESDGYRHVSLGHNFRMTSIAAAMGRSQLDRLPGFVEARRENAARLDEFLAETAAVTPTVPDGYQHSYHQYTIRVDNRDSVTEQLDEYGVGYGIYYPRCIHNQPAYDDVDASVPVAEQVSEQALSIPVHPALSTDQIERVGTVLRDEVTITPPADASRSTMEVTND
- a CDS encoding DUF7344 domain-containing protein, encoding MAPSWGPSGPGDTGEDAGPTLDDRPGLGGVTETRRRNTIVSLVNNRHQSPYTIGELTVDLAAWFRDETDGMVPTDEEIHSILYDFDLPHLDSTNQVVFDRETGCVCSMNTSDRTAGKTFDEETAETKCTTETATNGDGGSEVDILNTERVQLSVKQLVNFSVLLFGVMCTAITASSSSPFDTPCTLVPAVLVVCFFGYRGATY
- a CDS encoding helix-turn-helix transcriptional regulator — its product is MPRTDDPDLDNPLLGVDPELLNPERRILQLLIIEGGRLPQATLVERTRWSDSTISRTLCRMETQGRIERHRLGPGKCVVLPQNRET
- a CDS encoding helix-turn-helix domain-containing protein; the protein is MAGSTASANTYLPDNKVCWSRYAGMSSVATLRVPASVFVLEEVLSRTSALEVWPLRSIQVDRGTMAPLLWFHGADPTSVEPWLREDPSISDPSCFFSSKNRSVYRVHLNPATDEFMRIFVDDQLSVVGAHGQDGEWALRVLAEDRDALGTLTDVWRRAGLTHTVESVVDCGDISCPTRFGLTEAQHHTLMTAFNEGYYSVPRKTNINELANRFGISHQATSQRLRRGHERLVQNTLLECSTMEFPF
- a CDS encoding SprT-like domain-containing protein, whose translation is MAHDDSGSTDGYNVIGSHDELVRWSRAYCTRAVDRYDFSVDVTLVQWEVSTRAKRRAAAVKTPNVDGTTVGKPIDWTTRSIGGATTTPPACTMSLSWRAFESFDRDEWAATLRHELVHVEQFQTFGATDHGPSFRRRAESVDAPIRVRRFTDPKYVLSCGDCGTDVAYRYRDCKLVRESSAYRSACCGAILDCRTERETNDNDAT